The proteins below come from a single Mycobacterium parmense genomic window:
- a CDS encoding cytochrome P450 produces the protein MTVGTAELSVFDSDLPVLHYDVTDTPQDIYPQFQAAQQVAPIALGPMGPEVLSYELARTVLGDPRFGIPPGIHLTAHGVTSGELWDRVTRSILCMEGAEHRRLRSLVSKAFTPRATARMDETIHAVINELSDAVVAEGSCEFVEEIARPYPIPVICALLGAPRQDWQLFSKWAEDIFKIVSFDCDLAEEEPKVLKAWDAFDEYIDAMIASRRKTLTDDLLSELIRAEDRGDRLNAGEVRMLAFSILVAGTDTTRTQLAASTQVLCEHPEQWALLRDNPGLGMKAVEETMRHSPSMCSTLRSVTDDVAIGDYMFPAGTFIIVNTFAANRDPAVYDEPTRFDITRSDPPPILTFGGGAHYCLGANLARRELSEALKILSRRLPHPRCSEIPPWRPLLGMSGPTRLPLEFDRPA, from the coding sequence ATGACCGTCGGCACGGCAGAGCTCAGCGTCTTCGATTCCGACCTGCCGGTGCTGCACTACGACGTCACCGACACACCTCAGGACATCTATCCGCAATTCCAGGCCGCCCAACAGGTCGCGCCGATCGCGCTGGGTCCCATGGGTCCGGAGGTGCTCTCCTATGAGCTTGCCCGAACCGTGCTCGGTGACCCGCGTTTCGGGATTCCGCCGGGCATTCACCTGACCGCACACGGCGTGACGTCAGGTGAGCTCTGGGACCGGGTGACGCGCAGCATCCTCTGCATGGAAGGCGCCGAGCACCGCCGGCTGCGTAGCCTGGTGTCCAAGGCCTTCACGCCACGAGCGACCGCGCGCATGGACGAGACCATCCACGCCGTCATCAACGAGCTCTCCGACGCCGTTGTCGCGGAGGGAAGTTGCGAGTTCGTCGAGGAGATCGCGCGGCCGTACCCGATCCCGGTGATCTGCGCCCTGCTGGGTGCGCCACGCCAAGACTGGCAGCTCTTCTCGAAGTGGGCGGAGGACATCTTCAAGATCGTGAGCTTCGATTGCGATCTCGCCGAGGAGGAGCCCAAGGTTCTGAAGGCCTGGGACGCCTTCGACGAATACATCGACGCGATGATCGCCAGTCGGCGCAAGACCCTCACCGACGACCTGCTCTCCGAACTCATCCGCGCCGAAGACCGCGGCGACCGGCTCAATGCCGGCGAGGTCCGGATGCTGGCGTTCAGCATCCTGGTGGCCGGAACCGACACCACCCGCACGCAATTGGCGGCCTCGACGCAGGTGCTCTGCGAGCATCCGGAGCAGTGGGCCCTGCTTCGCGACAACCCCGGGCTCGGGATGAAAGCTGTCGAGGAAACCATGCGGCACTCCCCGTCGATGTGCAGCACCCTGCGCAGCGTCACCGACGACGTCGCGATCGGCGACTACATGTTCCCGGCCGGCACCTTTATCATCGTGAACACCTTCGCCGCCAACCGGGACCCGGCCGTGTACGACGAGCCCACGCGTTTCGACATCACGCGCAGCGATCCACCGCCCATCCTGACCTTCGGCGGCGGGGCTCACTACTGCCTCGGGGCCAACCTCGCCAGGCGAGAGCTGTCCGAGGCGCTGAAGATCCTCAGCCGCCGCCTGCCGCATCCGCGGTGCAGCGAAATCCCGCCGTGGCGGCCTCTTCTCGGCATGAGCGGACCCACGCGGCTGCCGCTCGAGTTCGATCGGCCCGCGTGA